In one Apostichopus japonicus isolate 1M-3 chromosome 18, ASM3797524v1, whole genome shotgun sequence genomic region, the following are encoded:
- the LOC139959019 gene encoding uncharacterized protein, with the protein MSEQGKDKHEPEGEAMDSQLEPQLSHLENQPNPQDDSEASLVRRGIRDRKLTEKAQQNLDEEIHQRNYRVEASYEKWRQRASEIRKALRKIQPLDQLLEFQSTIKKLQDSVVTSYEELRRINVPDKVTVSKVDNCCAISRELTEVLTQRRLEEIDTHQEREQIRGLKCAHPSVFGESISDQSVQSRMSVVSTISSMKAKADAEKAEKLAAAKALREEQHQKSKLLQMQMNLEEEKMKLEAMQADAAVRIAEAKCEVLSEAAEDPEDICLDKPVRLNPLAASFNPVPHYDGEPYQELSVGHALGGESINNPVSESSLAQALTSAMDRSRLPVPTPKAFSGNPIEFVTFKRSFKTLIENKGTRAEEKIYYLQQYVTGEARESIAGCFYGSNESDYQRAWETLEKRYGHPFKVQEAFRDRLDKWPKVGLRDNVALQKYADFLNSCRDAMPHVKGLSILNDCKENQKMTAKLPDWAISRWSRVVTAGLDEGHDYPTFTQFVSFVEKEARVVCNPIASFLAVKRSESACDSKFQVEKRKFSRALVTDAGKSPNRWSQHPNDDLKGGYSSSSAKPVEKPKTCPFCNGEHYLSSCTVFADKSIDERNSFIQVHKRCYSCLRTGHFAKQCKSRHSCQKCKGRHPTVLHDNDKIQRVFTQEVKREPKEADTAVALTTYHGHSSTTNVLPVWVSSISSPQTEKLVYALLDTQSDSTFIDGSICEELLVPTDPVKLELTTMRGKDSTVVSKRAKGLRVRGYTSSKCIDLPVTYTTDFIPLDKNHIPTCETAKNWNHLASIASEMPPLMDCEVGLLIGYNCSAALAPRQVITGENDQPYAVKTDLGWSVVGSLAPVDSTEVTGFCHRISLKEAPPVTPRDILKVFESDFNDSKHESNSISQDDIRFLQILESSFAVNEKGHIEMPLPFKSRPYLPNNYKLAAIRLSHLKRRLDGDPNYKEHYVKFVEGMLEDGDAVQVADRGKPGEVYYIPHHGVYHPKKPNKLRVVFDCSAKYRGSSLNDHLLCGPDLTNNLFGVLCRFRRHPVAVMCDVEKMFHRFHVSPEDRDYLRFLWYKGGDTKKEPLEYRMNVHLFGATSSPGCANFGMKHLSRMFEEEFSLAAPFLRQDFYVDDGVTSVKNAREAKELIKEACELCSKGNLRLHKFVSNDRSVIEDIPLSERATDVQDIDLSRDKLPVERTLGIHWNIEDDSFTFQIGLKERPDTRRGILSVVASIYDPLGFIAPFVLEGKAILQRMCKQGTSWDEPVTDELRPRWEKWKSDILNLENTNIPRCYKPLDFGPATRVELHHFSDASTDGYGMCSYLRFIREDHVYCSLVIGKARVSPTKVVTVPRLELTAAVVAVKISIKLKQELHMHIDSEYFWCDSQVVLAYINNDAKRFHVFVSNRVQFIKEHTEPNQWHYISTRENPADHASRGLCVSELLSSNWFTGPEFLWSADPVTDCSIEPMLIMGDPEVRAQSLSVQATRACDILERLSKYSNWSRLTRIVARIRRLASRETGSVSLTVEEINQACVSVVKIVQQEHFKEELQALKMQRNVSSTSKLFTLNPFIQDGMIRVGGRLRKSMLSLNEKHPVVLPKNGHMTELIIAHCHSLTKHQGRGQTINEIRRQGYWILGGSKTVATFTRKCVLCRKLRRPVEEQKMADLPEDRVEPSPPFSFCGMDCFGPFITKQNRKEFKRYGLIFTCLCSRAVHIEMVEDLSTDAFINALRCFIAIRGAVTQIRCDHGSNFIGADNELRAALKELDVNQMTAYLTQKQCNFVFNAPYSSHAGGVWERQIRSVRNVFNATIALYPGRLDDASLKCFLYEAMAIINGRPLTPANMTDPSAEPPLTPNHLITMKPTVALPPPGHFVKEDLYARRRWRRVQFLSEQFWSRWKSEYLQTLQERGKWSLSRRNLRVGDVVLVKDHDTPRMKWPFGVIVSTTASEDGLVRRAWVKVGSRDLNSKGQPRKKLSILERPIQKLVLLVEHERDLSLAHET; encoded by the coding sequence ATGTCTGAGCAAGGTAAAGACAAACATGAGCCTGAGGGAGAGGCTATGGATTCTCAACTAGAGCCACAGTTGAGTCACCTTGAGAATCAGCCTAACCCACAAGATGATTCAGAAGCCAGCTTAGTACGCAGAGGAATTAGAGATCGCAAGCTAACAGAAAAGGCTCAACAGAATCTTGATGAAGAAATTCATCAACGTAATTATAGAGTAGAGGCCTCATATGAGAAGTGGCGTCAGCGTGCCTCAGAGATTCGTAAGGCCCTAAGAAAGATACAGCCCCTCGACCAACTGCTTGAGTTCCAATCCACCATAAAGAAGCTTCAAGACTCAGTAGTGACTTCCTATGAAGAGCTCAGAAGGATTAATGTTCCAGACAAGGTCACTGTGTCCAAGGTCGACAATTGTTGTGCCATTTCGAGGGAACTGACAGAAGTGCTAACACAACGTAGGCTTGAAGAGATTGATACACACCAAGAAAGAGAACAAATACGAGGATTGAAATGTGCTCACCCGTCCGTATTTGGCGAGTCTATCAGTGACCAATCTGTGCAGTCTAGAATGAGTGTAGTATCCACCATTTCATCAATGAAGGCGAAGGCAGATGCAGAGAAAGCTGAGAAACTAGCTGCTGCAAAGGCCTTAAGGGAGGAGCAACATCAGAAATCAAAACTCCTTCAAATGCAAATGAatttggaagaagaaaaaatgaagtTGGAAGCTATGCAAGCAGATGCAGCTGTGAGAATTGCTGAAGCTAAGTGTGAAGTTTTGTCAGAAGCTGCTGAGGACCCAGAAGACATATGCCTTGATAAACCTGTGCGTCTGAATCCCTTGGCTGCTAGTTTTAACCCAGTTCCTCACTATGATGGTGAACCTTATCAGGAGTTATCAGTTGGTCATGCTCTCGGTGGTGAGTCAATAAATAATCCAGTTAGTGAATCCTCATTGGCACAGGCTCTGACAAGTGCCATGGACCGCAGCCGTCTACCCGTGCCAACCCCAAAGGCTTTCTCTGGAAATCCAATTGAATTTGTGACTTTCAAAAGAAGTTTCAAGACGCTCATTGAAAATAAGGGAACACGTGCAGAAGAAAAGATTTATTACCTGCAGCAATATGTGACCGGAGAGGCAAGAGAATCTATTGCTGGTTGCTTCTATGGAAGTAACGAAAGTGACTACCAAAGAGCATGGGAGACATTGGAGAAGAGATATGGTCACCCTTTCAAAGTGCAAGAAGCCTTTCGTGACAGACTGGATAAATGGCCCAAGGTTGGTCTTAGGGAcaatgttgcactgcagaaaTATGCAGACTTCCTCAACAGCTGCCGTGATGCAATGCCTCATGTGAAGGGTCTTAGCATTCTTAACGATTGCAAGGAGAATCAAAAAATGACAGCAAAGCTTCCTGACTGGGCGATAAGCCGCTGGAGTCGAGTAGTGACAGCGGGGTTAGATGAGGGTCATGACTATCCTACATTCACGCAATTCGTATCATTTGTTGAGAAGGAAGCAAGAGTTGTATGCAACCCAATTGCATCATTTTTGGCAGTTAAGAGATCAGAGTCAGCCTGTGATAGTAAATTTCAAGTGGAGAAGAGGAAATTTTCACGTGCTCTAGTCACAGATGCTGGAAAGTCTCCAAACAGATGGTCTCAACATCCTAATGATGATTTAAAGGGGGGATATTCCAGCTCCAGTGCCAAACCTGTAGAAAAGCCAAAAACATGCCCCTTTTGCAACGGAGAGCACTACCTATCATCCTGCACAGTGTTTGCTGACAAGAGTATAGATGAGAGAAACTCATTTATCCAGGTGCACAAGAGATGTTATAGCTGTTTACGTACCGGCCACTTTGCCAAGCAGTGCAAATCCCGTCATTCATGCCAAAAATGTAAGGGACGTCATCCCACCGTCTTGCATGACAATGATAAGATCCAAAGGGTATTTACACAGGAAGTAAAGAGAGAACCTAAGGAAGCGGATACTGCTGTGGCCCTTACTACATATCATGGTCACTCAAGCACAACAAATGTGTTACCAGTGTGGGTGTCTAGCATTAGTAGTCCTCAAACAGAGAAGCTGGTTTATGCACTCCTGGACACACAAAGTGACAGTACCTTTATAGATGGAAGCATTTGTGAAGAGTTGTTAGTACCTACAGATCCAGTGAAGCTGGAATTAACCACGATGAGAGGCAAGGACTCCACAGTTGTAAGCAAAAGAGCCAAGGGTCTCAGAGTTCGTGGATATACATCTAGCAAATGCATAGATCTACCAGTTACGTATACAACAGACTTTATCCCTTTAGACAAGAATCATATTCCCACTTGTGAGACAGCCAAAAATTGGAATCATCTTGCATCCATTGCATCAGAAATGCCACCATTAATGGACTGTGAAGTAGGGCTGTTAATAGGCTACAACTGTTCTGCTGCCCTTGCTCCACGCCAAGTTATCACCGGTGAGAATGATCAACCATATGCTGTCAAGACCGACTTAGGGTGGAGTGTGGTAGGAAGTCTTGCACCAGTTGATTCAACAGAGGTAACAGGGTTTTGCCATCGCATCAGTCTGAAGGAAGCCCCACCAGTTACTCCTCGGGATATTCTAAAGGTGTTTGAATCAGACTTCAATGATTCGAAGCATGAAAGTAACAGCATTTCTCAGGATGACATACGGTTTTTACAAATTCTAGAGAGCAGTTTTGCAGTAAATGAGAAAGGCCACATTGAGATGCCTCTTCCTTTCAAGTCGCGGCCATACCTGCCAAACAATTACAAGTTAGCTGCAATCAGACTGTCTCACCTCAAAAGGCGTCTTGATGGTGATCCCAACTACAAGGAACACTATGTAAAGTTTGTTGAAGGAATGCTGGAGGATGGTGATGCTGTACAGGTTGCTGACAGAGGGAAACCCGGTGAAGTCTACTACATTCCTCATCATGGTGTATACCATCCAAAGAAGCCTAACAAGTTAAGAGTTGTGTTCGATTGTTCAGCAAAATATCGAGGATCTTCACTAAATGACCATCTTTTGTGTGGTCCTGATCTCACCAACAATTTGTTTGGAGTGTTATGTAGGTTTCGCAGGCACCCAGTAGCAGTGATGTGTGATGTAGAGAAGATGTTTCATAGGTTTCACGTCAGCCCTGAAGATAGAGATTACCTGAGATTCTTGTGGTACAAGGGAGGCGATACTAAGAAGGAACCACTAGAGTACAGAATGAATGTCCACCTGTTCGGTGCCACATCATCACCTGGATGTGCCAATTTTGGTATGAAGCATCTTTCAAGAATGTTTGAAGAAGAATTTTCCTTGGCTGCCCCATTCTTACGTCAGGACTTCTATGTTGACGATGGGGTCACCAGTGTGAAGAATGCCAGAGAAGCCAAGGAACTCATCAAAGAGGCTTGTGAACTGTGCTCTAAGGGAAATCTGCGACTccacaaatttgtttcaaacgACCGCTCTGTCATCGAAGATATACCACTCAGTGAACGTGCGACAGACGTTCAGGACATTGACCTAAGCAGAGATAAGCTTCCTGTTGAGAGAACCCTTGGCATACATTGGAACATAGAAGATGACTCGTTCACATTCCAGATTGGTTTGAAAGAACGCCCTGACACCCGTCGTGGAATCTTGTCAGTAGTTGCGAGCATTTATGATCCTCTGGGATTCATTGCGCCATTTGTGCTGGAAGGGAAAGCCATTCTGCAAAGGATGTGTAAACAGGGCACTTCATGGGATGAGCCAGTCACTGATGAATTGCGTCCACGGTGGGAGAAGTGGAAGAGTGATATCCTTAACTTAGAGAACACCAACATTCCTAGATGCTACAAACCCCTTGACTTTGGGCCTGCCACCCGAGTTGAGCTGCACCATTTCTCCGATGCGAGCACTGATGGATACGGAATGTGCTCTTACCTGAGATTCATTCGAGAAGATCATGTCTACTGTTCTCTGGTGATTGGAAAGGCAAGAGTTTCTCCGACTAAGGTTGTAACAGTTCCTCGTTTGGAACTTACAGCTGCCGTAGTTGCTGTAAAGATCAGCATCAAGTTGAAGCAAGAACTACACATGCATATCGACAGTGAATATTTTTGGTGTGACTCCCAAGTTGTATTAGCTTACATCAATAATGATGCGAAGAGGTTCCATGTTTTTGTGTCAAACAGAGTACAGTTTATAAAGGAGCATACGGAACCTAACCAGTGGCACTACATCTCTACAAGAGAAAACCCTGCAGATCACGCTTCACGTGGTCTCTGTGTCTCAGAACTGCTCTCATCAAACTGGTTCACTGGTCCAGAGTTTCTTTGGAGTGCTGATCCTGTCACAGATTGCTCAATAGAACCAATGCTTATCATGGGAGATCCAGAAGTAAGAGCCCAATCTCTGAGTGTTCAAGCCACAAGAGCCTGTGATATATTGGAGAGACTATCTAAGTACTCCAACTGGAGCCGACTTACTAGGATTGTTGCCAGGATTCGACGACTTGCTAGTAGAGAGACTGGCAGTGTGTCTCTTACAGTTGAAGAAATCAATCAAGCTTGTGTCTCTGTGGTTAAGATTGTTCAGCAAGAACACTTCAAGGAAGAATTACAAGCACTGAAGATGCAACGGAATGTTTCGTCGACGAGCAAACTTTTCACCCTCAACCCTTTCATTCAAGATGGCATGATCAGAGTCGGAGGACGTTTGAGAAAGTCCATGCTCTCACTTAATGAGAAACATCCTGTAGTACTGCCTAAAAATGGACACATGACTGAATTGATCATTGCCCACTGCCACAGTCTGACCAAACACCAGGGAAGAGGTCAGACAATTAACGAAATCAGAAGACAAGGGTATTGGATCCTTGGTGGAAGTAAGACAGTAGCTACCTTCACTAGAAAGTGTGTTCTTTGCAGAAAGCTTCGACGACCTGTAGAAGAGCAGAAGATGGCAGATTTGCCAGAGGATCGTGTTGAGCCATCCCCTCCCTTTAGCTTCTGTGGTATGGACTGCTTTGGTCCTTTCATCACAAAACAGAACCGCAAGGAATTCAAGCGCTATGGGTTGATATTTACCTGCCTCTGCTCCAGAGCTGTTCACATTGAAATGGTGGAAGATCTGTCTACTGACGCATTTATTAATGCACTACGTTGCTTTATTGCCATTAGAGGTGCAGTAACACAGATAAGGTGTGATCATGGAAGCAACTTTATTGGAGCCGACAATGAGTTGAGAGCTGCCTTGAAAGAGTTAGATGTTAACCAAATGACAGCCTACCTGACTCAGAAGCAGTGTAATTTTGTATTCAATGCTCCTTATTCAAGTCATGCTGGAGGTGTATGGGAGCGCCAGATCAGATCAGTCCGGAACGTATTCAACGCTACCATAGCCTTGTACCCTGGACGCTTAGATGATGCTTCTCTGAAATGTTTTTTGTATGAAGCAATGGCAATCATTAATGGCCGACCATTAACACCAGCAAATATGACAGATCCCTCTGCTGAACCGCCTCTGACACCAAATCATCTGATTACCATGAAGCCCACCGTTGCCCTGCCACCTCCAGGACATTTTGTAAAGGAAGACCTGTATGCTAGAAGAAGATGGCGTAGAGTTCAGTTCCTCTCAGAACAGTTTTG